CAGatatttttcctccatttctttggtGGCACCGAGATCTTTCTCCTGACGCTGATGGCCTACgaccgctacgtggccatctgcaagcccctGCACTACACGGTCGTCATGAACCGAAGGGCGTGTGGCCTCCTGGTGGGGGCAGCATGGGGTGGGGGCTTACTGCATTCGGTTGGGCAAACCGTCCTCATCTTCCAGCTGCCCTTATGTGGCCCCAAGGTCCTTGACCACTACTTCTGTGATGTCCACCCGGTGCTGAAGCTGGCCTGCTCAGACACCTTCCTCATCAGCGTGCTGATCATCACCAATGGTGGCTCCATCTCAGTGGTCAGCTTCACGGGGCTGCTTGCTTCCTACGTGGTCATCCTGCGCTCCCTGAGGACCCAGACCTCAGAAGGCCGGCGCAAGGCCCTCTCCACCTGCGCCTCCCACCTTGCAGTCGTGGCCCTGTTCTTCGTCCCCTGTTCCTTTGTCTACATGAGGCCCTGTGTCACCCTCCCTGCAGACAAAATAGTCGCTGTGTTTTACACGGTGGTCACACCTCTCTTAAACCCCATCATTTACTCCTTCAGGAATGCTGAAGTGCAAAACGCCCTGAGGAGACTCATGGGGAGGAAAGGGAGTTGGGAAGAGAAATAGATGATTCCATCAGGGAAAAATGGGGAGCAAGGCATAGGAAATTGGGGTACCGAGATTTCACTGTCTACATTTAACTGACCTGGAGGTCTTGGCCCAGCCAccatctttttgtgtttttttttaacatataatttcttcctttcttgttccttccttccttcctttcctattcttcaaattcttctcctatttaggttattacagaatatggaACTaaattcctgtgctgtacagtaggtccttgttggttatctattttaaatatagcagtgtttatatgtccatcccaaactcccagtctatcccTTCCCAACCCActcttccccactggtaaccataaattcattctctaagtctgtgagtctgtcttttaatcaagtttatttgtatcattaaaaaaaaatattctgcatgtaagtgatatcattcagagaaggcactggcaacccactccagtactcttgcctgggaaatcctatggacggaggaacctggtaggctgcagtccatggggtcacgaagagttggacatgactgagcgagttcactttcacttttcactttcatgcactggagaaggaaatggcaacccacttcagtattcttgcctggagaatcccagggacgggagcctggtgggctgccatctatggggtcgcacataatcggacacgactgatgtgacttagcagcagcagcaagtgatatcatatgatatttgtgtttttctgtctgacttacttcactgattATGAtactctccaggtccatccatgctgcggcagatggcattatttcagtctttttaacgacagagtaatattccatgtgtatatgtaccacattttctgacccattcacctgttgatagacatttagcttACTTTCATGTCTtatctattgtaaacagtgatgctctgaacattggggtgcatgaatAGTTTTGAGCCAaatttttctctgtatatatgcccacctttcagtttcttcatcttaatGGGACTGGACAGGATTGAAGGGGTCACGAGGATGAAGTCTAGGAGGGGTCTTCTGGTGCTGCACTTCCACACTTGACAGTGCTCTTGAGGCAGATTGGCTGATTTGGGGAGAATGAATTCTCTAGAAAACCAGGGGCGCTCTGGGAATAATGAAGAGGTAGGTGGAAAAGCAGAAGGAGCTGCTTCAGGGAGGTGAAAGTTTAGGAGAGAAATAGTGGCCCTTCCAGTGCTTAGAAACTTTATTGTTCTGACATACCAAAGATTTGCCCAGTGGGTTCTAGGCAGGCCAAGTTGAGCCTGGAGGTTTTAGTCCTCAGAATAGAAGGTGGTTTAGCTTTCGACAGAGATTCATATAAGCTCATGCTACTAAATGGAACCACAAGGAGATTTTAAGAGGTCTGAAAGCACTAGGTGATGATATCTACTTAGGCACAGATATTTCCCATGTACCATTACCATGCTCATGTCTAAAATTCTCTTCTGTTCACCTCTGtctgtccttttctctccctccttatGCCTTCATTGTTTGACCCAttagttttctctctcttcagcCTCTTGGCTTCTCATGTTTCTCAGCCCTTTGAAAAAAGCACCCCAACAACCTGCTCTCTTGTGCAACCCTGTCGCTCTCCATCCATGAGCACCCCTGCTGCCTCACTCTGGAGCTGCCTGTTGACTACGGTATGAAGTCAACTGCCCCTGGGGCCTCACTGCTTGTCAATCATATTTTTTTGAGTCCTAATATCTATGACTACCTCCCCACATTAGAAGAACATACCCCTCAAACTCTAACCCCGGCACTGACCCTCACTCACAGCAGAtgatttcttttcagaaatcACCTGGAAGCACTTCTCTGATTTCAGCGTTTCTCTCAAGACTCTTCCACGACTCCCCATTGCCTCTGAATCAACCACAAACTCCTACTTGACATGTAATACCCTTAAGGTATGGCCTACTCttaatgttctatttttttttttttaagctgcattCTGGTAAAGCTCACTGGCTTCTGAAGATCCCTAGTgcctttgctttaaaatattttcccatctCTACCTTTCAGCACCTTACCTACTTTACAATGCCCCTCAGAAATGCTGCCACCTTTAGGGAGCTTCCAAAATTATCCAAATTGAATAtgcctttttccttctttgaactCCCATAATGCTCAGCTGGAATCTTTTAAGAACTTTAATAACTATTTTTCAGTGTTCATTTCCCCCGTTAGAATATAACTCCTTTGAGAATATGGCCTGAATCCTATTTATTTGTATCTTGCTCTAAGTGACATAGTGtaaaactcagtaaatattttgttgATTAAGTTTCTAGAATTCCATAGTGATTCAGGTTGTACGTGAACAATGGTTGTTATATCTGTATTATTTTGGTTCATCTCAATTATCTAAATAATACACCATCATCACTTGTGGTGGTAAGACAAATAGTTACACCTTGTATTATTTCTGAAGATAATGTTatatacaaagaataaatatgtatatgtgtgtgtattttacaaTTATCCAAgtgatttcatatattttatctcattttatcctattattaataagaaaacacTTTGGTGAGATGAATATGTATCCTTTTGTTTTACAGGTGAAGACACTGAACCTTTGGGAGATCAGTGTCTTGATTAAGGTCACAGAGTTAGTAACCTACAAAGCTGGGTTCAAACTCAGGTTTGCCTGATTTCTAAGCTCTTGTTCTCTCTGTACATGCCTCTGCTTCTCTTTAAGGATCACCAAAACATAAATACATCTAAGTTTCTGAATTCTGATCTGAGAGACCTGATAATTTCTTTACTGTAAGGTATTTCTTTCCAGACACTTCAgggtaaaaataaatgtttttaaaaaattgctgcaTGACTCCCTGCATGTTTCTGGGTCCACAGAAAACCTGAGCTGCAGATCTGGAAGTATAGGGcatgaaaacagaaagataagaTATTTCTGTCAGCTCAAGCTCCTCTTCTTACGGAGGCAAAACCTAGGCATTGAGCCGCGAGAGTTACCTAACACATGGAAACAAAACTCAATGTGTTGGCCAAGAAGAGAGTTTTATTCTAGTGACATAATACTGAAAATGGCACAAATCTTGAGAATATCACACAGATCAGACAATAGAAAGTACGAATCAAATGACCACTATGAACTGAGCATCCACCAATAAATTTCTTAAATTAGATCTCAGGGGACAAAGCTCACTTTGCATTTGAGGAAACTTCAGGTCAAAGACTTTTCCAAAACCCTTGATGTTTTTTCTCTACCAGTTGTGTGTGGACTATGATTTAGAATCCAGAGTTCTTCAGGTACGTCCGGGGCTGGTTGGGGAGCAGAGCAGGAGAGGATAGGATGCAATCTAACAGGCATGTGAGGACTTTCAATCAGAGCAGTGAATTATCtcttaaaatcattttatgtAAGATTTATGTTGATAAAagtcaaatatttttataaacatatatcttgttgattcatgttgataaaaatattcaaatccttaaaaaagtttaaagtcaCCATAATATAATATGTTCACACTTCTTTCTTGATTGGTTATGGCCAGGTTCTGTGGCTTGGTTATGGAGTGGCAGGCTTTAGGAAATTTCCTACATGCTGAGCAGGGAAAGCATCTAAAGTTCAAGTCTAGAGAGTCAGGGCAAGACCTTCCTCAATGAAAGTGAAGGCATGCCTTGGAACATGTAGCACGTCCAATCAGGGTGAACGCTTCTGAACATGCAGTTGTTGACTCAGCCTGCTCAGCCCTCTTGGGATGATATCACTATTGTCTCTTTCTATTATAATTGCAGACTGTATCATGAGACTCATAGcattcagagtctttttcaaaatttaaaaaaatgtgagacTTGTATGGAACTAGAAGTATTGTACTTTATGTGTGTGGTTAATGTCAAGGGAATTGGGTGaaacattgttgctgttcagttgctaagttgcattctgactcttggtgatcccatggactacagcatgccaggcttccctgttcttcattatctccaggagtttgccaaaattcatgcccatcgagtcagtgatgctgtctaaccatctcaacctctgtcgctcccttctccttttgccttcactctttcccagcatcagggtcttttccaatgagttcgctcttcacatcaagtggccaaaggattggagcttctgcttcagcagcagtccttccaatgaatgggttgatttccttaaagattgactggtttgacctccttgcagtccaaggaactctcaagaggcttctccagcactacagtttgatatcaattcttcagtgctcagacttctttgtgatccaacttttgcatccatacctgactactggaaaaaccataactttgactacatggacctttgtcagcaaagtgatgtctttgctttttaatacactgtctaggtttatcatcagagaaggcaatggcaccccactccagtacttttgcctggaaaatcccatggatggaggagcctggtaggctgcaatccatggggtcgctaagaggcggatacgactgagcgacttcgttttcacttttcactttcatgcattggagaaggagatggcaatccactccagtgttcttgcctggagaatcccagggacgggggagcctggtggctgccatctatggggtcgcacagaatcggacacgactgaagtgacttagcataggtTTATCATATTCTTTGTAAATTACATTGAGAGTTCTAGGTGTTTGGGCTTTTATCAGTTGATAAACCATCTTCAGAGACATCTCCCTGGTTCTCTCACTTCTTAGCCTTGGTTGACATCCACATTTAGTCACATTTCTGGGAAGCAGagacataaaactgagatgtggCTTCTTTAGGAAAAGTCTGAAAAGCCAGATGTTGCAACAGAGTTAACCACATTGTATATCTTCTGAAAATGGTGATTTTCTTGTATGTGAAAACCTACCCTGGGGAATCATAAACAGTGTTAGAGCTGACAGAGTCATAGTCACGTATGACATAGCTGTGGTCATATGCAGGACATCACATAATGTAGGCATTGGGGGAGGTGTTATTATCCCCAATGTACATGGATCTGGCTAATACTCAGATAATTTTGGTTAAAATTGCAGAGTAGATAGGTAGGGATTGGGTTTCACACCTATTTAATTTGGGAAAGCTCTTTGACATAAAGCCTGGGTGCTTTTTTGAAAGGCTGCTTCTGTGCTGGACTCAGGTGGATGAGTTTGCCCACAAGCCTTTAAAGAGCCATTTCTTAGTTTGCTATAGCCCTTTGAATCTTGTGGACATGAGCCCTGTTGGTTTTAAAAGCCAGATGTGTTGGGGGCTTATCTCTTGGGTATAGGTCTTAAAAGTTGGGATGCTTGAAGTGGGATACAAAGCCTTCACTCCTCAAGGAGAAGTTCTGGCTTGTGAGTTCCCTCCTGATTGGGGGTGTGTTCTGGGGTTGGGGTTCATGTAGAGGTTGTGTCTGAGCCTTGGAGGTATTAATATCTCCTACTATCATTGTgaattttatattgatttctttaaatctgagatagaaaaaaaaattcagatgggAAAATGGCATTCAGGAGATGTTAAGTCACTTGTTAAAAGTTATGTATCTACCAGGTGGCAAAGTTAACCTTTAAACAAGGCAAATTGACCCTTTAGCCCTTGCTTTTAGGCAACATAGTATACTGTCTGTTGTCTGTCTTACCCTATTCACAGGGTGGAAATACTTTTCAACATGTTTTGTTAACATAAGGTGGTAGTCAAGTTGCTAGGTTAGTTCCAACTTGTCCCTGCTGCttaagaaaaacaagacaaaaccagACAAGTTCATACTTAATACTAGCTTTCCCCCTAAATTGATAACACAATACTGCACTCTATATGTAGTAggtgttgttgtccagttgctcagtagtgtctgattctttgagacaccatagactgcagcacgccaggcttccctgttctttactatctcctggagcttgctcagactcatgtccattgagttggtgatgccatccaaccatcttgtcctctgtcatccccttctagtcttgccttcaatctttcccagcatcaggttcttttctaatgagtcagctcttcacatcaggtggccaaagttttggagcgtcagctttagcatcagtccttccaatgaatattcaggattgattttctttaggattgacttgtttgatctccttgctgtccaagggactctaaagagtcttctccaataccacagttcaaaagcatcaattctttggcgttcagccttctttatgacccaactcttgtatccatacatgactactggaaaaaccataactttaactatatggacctttgttggcaaagtaatgtctctgggcCTGTACTTGACCCCACatgtttttaacatttgtttCATGGTGTTATTTTTAGGCAAAAAAGTCCCCATTATCTAAAACCCTACACATCagattttctgttatttctcaAGAATTTTGGCACATCTGAATGTTTTCATCTACTCTGCACAGGACAGAATCCCACAATGCAGAAAACACTGTAGATTTTGGAAGCACTTCCAGTGAAGCCCCAGTGGGTGGTAAAACATTTTCTTACATGGACTTTTCCCCCAATTAAATAATATCTgtagaaaatgaagagagaagggaaaccCAGCAGCAAACCTGAGGATAGTTCCGGAGCCTTCCTGTTATGCAGACAGCAGGGGCCCAGGTGCAAAAGGAGCGGGAAAGTCAGGGATTTTGGATGCAAGAGCCAAAGTGCAGCTCTTAGTGTTTGCAGCTCCGGTCACTACATACGTAACCTGAGTAGCCCCTGCCCCGTCTGGCTAAGGCAGAGGGATGATGGCAGTGCGAGGAGGCGCTGCACTTTGTAAGTAGAAGGTGCAACAGAAAGTGTTCTCTCAATGCTAATTTTAGGCCGACTGCTTCCTTAACACAGGCAGAATCACCTGGGCGGCCTTTTGAGGAAAGGGTCGAGGGTTTGTATGCTCAGACCACCCTAGATGACTGTCCTCCCGTACGTCCCCTGCTGGACCAGTGCCTGCTTCATCTGCACCCTACTCACAGAACTGACCTTCCTACAAACTCGCCCCAGGCCCAGCTGATGATTGTTTCCAATAGCTCATCAAAAGGGCGGTAAGGGGCGTgcccctctgctggtttcccGGGTAACTGATGAGCCGACCTTGCGTCATTTCTTCCTGTAACTGATTACCTAGCCTCCAGAGCGAAGCCTGCCGCCATGTCCTGTTGTGTCTGCTGCACATAGTAATGAgttgctccaggaccttgcttcagacatgTAAGTTCTCCTTACCTGTTAAACCACTGTTTCTGTTGCTGACTCTGGACTTTTTCTTCAGTCTTTATGCTGGTCAAGTAAAGGCCTGGCAGGCCTGCAGGATAGACGTCTTGTAGACCTCTGGGGTAGAGGCGTGGTGGGCCCTTGGGGTAGAGGCCTGGTGGGCCTGTGGGGCAAAACCTCTTAGGCCTGTGGTGTGCAGCCCAACAGGGCCAGAGACACAGTGCTGTGAAATATGCTCCTCCCTTTATGTCAATTACAAGAAACTGCAGTTATGCCATTTGCCTGTTGCCGTGCCCTGATTCAGTTGACCAGTCCTTGGGCTTCTTAGAGTTAAGGCCTTAGACTGATCTGTTAGCCTGGTTCAATATCTTAATAATGATATGGCCCCTGCAGGTCCACGTTAATGCTCCTTAATCCTTGTGGTTTGCACTGtgtacgtgcatgctaagtcacttcagtggtgtccgactctttgcaaccctatagactgtagcccaccaggctcctctgtccatgggattctccaggtgagagtactggagtgggttgctatgttctACTcctggggatattcccaacccagctAAGTTTACATTAGGAGCCAATATTTTTCCATGATCTAAGACAACCTCATGTCAGCTGCAAGAATGAAAACCAGGAAAGGTCCTAAAACATAGCCTCCAGGTGGAGAGCACTCACTGACTTCTGGTCACTAATAGGAATTATTACAATGGCTTTCGCCATATAGAAATATTGCTCTGAACTCAAGGTCATTTGGCAAGTCCACAAGAACCACAGAATGTAAGAGCCATGCTCAGGCCCTTTATGACAGACGAGGAAGACCGCAGAGgggcagtgacttgcccaaggtcacaaaacaTAAATGGTGGCAAAGCTGCTCCAAGAGCCCTTACGTTGCACGGCTGATGTTGAGCTGCAGACCTTGACTGTGTGATTCTAGAACTTGTGTTTCTAACTAGTGTGCTTTGGTCCCTACAATGTATTAAAGAGCAAGGTCTCTGCAAGATCATATTTCCTAGACAACTTAGGTTCAATTTTTTAAACACCAAAGCATCTAATTGTAGCCTAACATCTATTATGTACTTCATATCCAGTATAAAGGTCACCAATCAGAACCCTCTGGGCTATTGAAGTATTGCAGGGACAAAGTTCCCCTTCACTGGATAACTTCAGACTTCCTTGATTTTTGAATGTAACAATTTTATTATTGCTATCATTATTACCTTTTAAAATTGCAAAGTAATACATGCTCATTGCATTAAgtttaaaaagatacagaaaataatgtATTCAAATGAAGTCCTCATGGTCTTATGGGAGGGATTGTTGATGAAGGAATTCTGATAGGCTGTTCTGGATGACCTCTAGGGTTTATTCTAGTTCAGTGTTTCCATGTTGATTCAGTTCCCCGAAACACCTAGCATCTCATCATCAGAGCTGTCTGGTCTTGGCTGTTTCCTCCATCCAGTTACATTATTACTTTCCCTATAAGCTACCATGGACTACCTACAAGCTTTCTCTACAAGCTTCAAGTCCTCCATGACCTGATTGTCTAACTAAATTTCCCAGTGTTGTCTTATTTAGGCCTCAGACACAGTTGTTTTAGGAAAGCATCTTTTGTTCTGAACCATATAGACAATGTTTACTTGGTCTTCTTTACTCAGTGTTATCTGGAGACCACTGGCATCAGATTAATCTGAGATCTGAGATGCACTTGTTAAAAATGGAGATTAAAGGAATTTCACACAAGAGCTATTAAATAAGAAAGTCTAAGACTGAAATCAGAAATCAACATTTTTCTCCAACCAAAACATGCTTTGTTTTGTGTTAGCAAATTGTCAAACATATTCAGAAGTAGAGATAATACTATAATAAGCCATATGTAGTCATTACTCAGTTTCAACAATTATTAACCCATGGTCAATCTTGTTTCATCTGTAAGTTGAAGTAAATTCCAGACACGATATCATTTGAATGTTTGCAGATCTGTCTATACAACATAACCATAATACAATTATCATatctaaaagttaaataataatcaTTAATGTCATTACATTTCTAGGGCAGATTTTCCttgtcttaaatatttcttaattatgTAGTgtctcactgcagatggtaattgcagccatgaaattaaaaggcgcttactccttggaaggaaagttatgaccaacctagatagcatattcaaaagtagagacattactttgccaacaaaggtccgtctagtcaaggctatggtttttccagtggtcatgtatggatgtgagagttggactataaagaaagctgagcaccgaagaattgattcttttgaactatggtgttggagaagactcttgagagtcccttgcactgcaaggagatccaattagtccattctaaaggagatcggtcctgggtgttcgttggaaggactgatgctgaagttgaaactccaatactttggccacctgatgcgaagagttgacttattggaaaagactctgatgctgggagggattgggggcaggaggagaaggggacgacagaggatgagatggttggatggcatcaccaactcgatggacgtgagtctgagtgaactccaggagttggtgatggacagggagacctggcgtgctgcaattcatggggtcacaaagagttggacacgactgagcgcctgaactgaactagatGCTGAATCATAtcattgtttatatttctttcttttctgtgataTATGGGATGTTGGGAGCAAATTCAGTAGCCACTTCTGGCAACTTTACAAAACCTCATCTATGCATTTTGTCTATGTACTTCCCCCTGacttcatcttcattttacaggcttccctgtccttcaccatctcccagagtttgctcaaactcatgtccattgagttggtgatgtcatccaaccatctcatcctcaattgtccccttctcgtcctgccttcaaactttcccagcatcagggtcttttctagtgagtcagctctttccatcaggtggagtttcagtttcagcatcattgcttccaatgaatattcaagactgatttctttaggattgactgctttggtctccttgcattccaagggactctcaatattcttctccagaaacacaggtcaaaatcatcaattctttggcactcagcctcctttgtagtccaactctcgcatccgtacatgactattggaaaaaacatagctttgactaggtggacctttattggcaaagtagtgtctctgctttttaaatacactgtctaggtttgtcatagcttttctttcaaggagcaaacatcttttaatttcatggcagcagtcaccatctgcagtgattttggagccccccaaaataaagtctgtcactatttccattgtttccccatctatttgctatgaagtgatgggactggatgccatgatttcagttttttgaatgttgaattttaagccaactttttcactgtcctctttcaccttcctcaggaggctctttagttcctcttcactttctgccataagggtggtgtcatctgcatatctgaggttattgatatttctcctggcaatcttgattccagctcgtgctttatccagccctgcatttcacatgatatactctgcatataagttaaataagctaggtgacaatatacagccttgatgtactccttttccaacttggaaccagttcatccatgtctggttctaactgttgcatacatacaagtttctcaggaggcaggtaatggtctgatattcccatctctcacagttttccacagttcattgtgatccacacagtcaaaggctttagagcgtagtcagtgaagcagaaatagatgtttttctgaaattctgttgGTTTTTTTCTATGaaccaacggatgttggcaatttgatgtttggttcctttgcattttctaaatcaaCTTGGACATCatgaagttctcggttcatgtactgttgaagcctagcttggggaattttgagcattactttgctagtatgtgaaatgaatgcagttgtgttTTAGTGAGggaatcacaccatcatggctatctgggtctttaatatcttttttatatagttcttctgtgtattcttgccacttcttaaaatcttctgcttcggttagatccctaccatttctgtcctttattgtgctcatctttgcatgaaaatttcccttggtatctctaaacttttttgaagagatctctagtcttccccattctattgctCTTCTATATTTCATTGCATTGgccacttaggaaggctttcttatctctccttgctattctttggaactctgcattcaggtggatatattttttcttttctcctttgcctttcgcgtctcttcttttcgcagctatttgtaaggcctcctcagacaaccattttgccttcttgcattt
Above is a genomic segment from Bos javanicus breed banteng chromosome 15, ARS-OSU_banteng_1.0, whole genome shotgun sequence containing:
- the LOC133261408 gene encoding olfactory receptor 4X1 → MAATSNVTEIIFLGFSQNQGAQKVISVLFLLLYVAILLGNGLIVVTIMAGKGLTSPMYLFLSYLSFAEICYCSVTAPKLILDSFMERKVISLKGCITQIFFLHFFGGTEIFLLTLMAYDRYVAICKPLHYTVVMNRRACGLLVGAAWGGGLLHSVGQTVLIFQLPLCGPKVLDHYFCDVHPVLKLACSDTFLISVLIITNGGSISVVSFTGLLASYVVILRSLRTQTSEGRRKALSTCASHLAVVALFFVPCSFVYMRPCVTLPADKIVAVFYTVVTPLLNPIIYSFRNAEVQNALRRLMGRKGSWEEK